The genomic stretch CCCCGGTGACGGCGTAGTTGCTGGTGATGCCACCTGCCACCACCGTTAGTGGTGCCGAGGCCGCGATGATCATGAAGACCAGCGACGGCACCCCGAGTGTTCTCTTACCGAGGCTCGGAGCCTCGGTGTTGGGTGGTGCGGTGAATGCTGCCATGGGAATTTCCTCCTTGAAGCGTCTTTGTACCAGCGTGCGCTTCGTGGGGTGCCTAGCGCTTGTCTTTGCGCGAGCAGCTATAGGCGAATCGTGCAGCATTGCGCCGTTCCCCGGCTCAGCACCCACACCGTAGTCAGGATTGGGCTCGGAATGCCGAAGGAGAGCTACCGTAGGTGGCTCGGAAAACCTTGCTGAAGTGGGCAGCATCGGGTAATCCCCAGCGCGCACCCACCGCTCCCACCGGCACGTGGTGCTGGAAGGGATCACTCAAGTCGCGTCGGCAGTGTTCAAGACGTCGAGTTCGGATCCATTCGGAGACGGTGTGCCCAGATTCGGCAAAGATCTTGTGAAGGCTACGCAGGGAAATGAAGTGAGCGTCGGCGATTGACCCGGGACACAACTGAGAATCGGCAAGATGGGTATCAATGTACCCCTGGATGATCCGAAACTGGCGCTGAGACGCGTCACTCACGAGGTCATCGCGCTCGTGAAGTTCGGCAGCGAGCAACGTGCTGAGTAGGTCCACTGCGTTGGCGGCCAGTCGCTGTCCCACAGGGTCCTGCAGCTGAGGCAACAAACTAGCCAGCTGTCCCAAAAAGGGAGCAATGGCACGACCTAAGGGATGCTCGGCACCGATGGAGGTGGCAGTCATCTCGCGGATTTGTGCCACGGGAAGTCCCAGCTGTTGCTGGGGAAACATAAGCACCAGGGTTTTGATGTTCTCTTCGAAGACCAAGGTGTAGGGGCGCTGTGTATCGTAAATCGCCAATTGTCCGGGGCGGAGCACGGTTTCGCGTCCGTCCTGCAGCAGGATTCCATGCCCGCTGAGCTGAAGGTTCAATTTGAATTGGGGCGCTCCCCCGGTGGCCAACAGTTCCTCTGTGCGCCTCACCGTATGCGCGGTGGCTTCAACTTCCATCACTCCAACGGAACCGAATTGGTTGCCAGCGATGCTGCCGGCAAAGGCGCCTGCTCGCACCGGTTCACTGGTCAGCGGAACGAAGGCGCGCGAGACCAACGACTTCCAGTCACCAAAGGATTCAACGTGTTGCATCTGATACATGAGCGAGAGACCTTTCCCCAATATCGCTCACATCCCTCAACGGGTTCCAACACAAGGGAGGTGAACGGCATCACATTTGAGTCAATGTACGCGCAAAAACACCCAAAGTCACGTTTTTTCTCTCGTTGTAGGTTTTAAATTTGTCTTGGCACTCAGTTCGCGCGTAGCAGTGAAAGCTGATGTCCCAACTGAGCGCGCAATTGCACGGGGTCATTGAAGCGCGCGTCCAGAACCGCCACCACCTGGGAACCCAGCAGGAAGGTCAGCAGCGATTCGGCAGCGGAATCCGGAACCACCTCCGCGCGCAGGACCCCCGAAGCGCTCGCCTGCGCGATCCATCCCTTAATCCAAGTTCGCCACTGTGCCATGGCTTCGTCATTGAGCGCGGCAAAATCCGGTTCGTGGATGGCACTCTGCCAAAACGGGATGACCACCCGGGCCTCGTCAAGTCGATCCTCATCCAGGGGCAAAACCTCCGTGGCGAATGCGGCAAGCGCCTCGAGGCCCATGAGACCCTCCGTTGAGGCCCGAACTCTGGCATTGGTGCGCCCGAAGACGTGGGTAAAGGTTGCGCGCATCAAACTCGCGCGGGTTGGGAAGTACGGCTTCAGCGCCCCATTGGCAAAGCCTGCCTCGGCGGCGACGTCTCGTAAAGTCACCCCGTCAAAACCACGGTGGGCGATGACTCGCCAGGTGACCTCAACGAGTTCAAGTCGGCGGGCGTCATGATCAACAATCTTGGGCATATCTCCCATCCTACGGACGACGTCGGCCCCCTCGGAACATCACGCCGCGAAACCCGGACCCCTTGCCACGGAGGCCAATCATGGTTATTCTCTACAAGCAGAGAATATAAAAGTGGCTTAGGTCACGGAATCTGCGATTCAATACCCCCGGGCACCCTTCCGAAAGGCACCACGATGACCCTCGAAAACGTCACGGCCCCGCGCACCACAATGGGTGCCTACATGCTGGCCACCGAAGAGGAAATCTCAACCGTCAGGGAGATCCTGGCCGCTGCCGGACACTTCCCCGATTCGGCCC from Paeniglutamicibacter sp. Y32M11 encodes the following:
- a CDS encoding helix-turn-helix domain-containing protein, whose product is MYQMQHVESFGDWKSLVSRAFVPLTSEPVRAGAFAGSIAGNQFGSVGVMEVEATAHTVRRTEELLATGGAPQFKLNLQLSGHGILLQDGRETVLRPGQLAIYDTQRPYTLVFEENIKTLVLMFPQQQLGLPVAQIREMTATSIGAEHPLGRAIAPFLGQLASLLPQLQDPVGQRLAANAVDLLSTLLAAELHERDDLVSDASQRQFRIIQGYIDTHLADSQLCPGSIADAHFISLRSLHKIFAESGHTVSEWIRTRRLEHCRRDLSDPFQHHVPVGAVGARWGLPDAAHFSKVFRATYGSSPSAFRAQS
- a CDS encoding TetR/AcrR family transcriptional regulator → MPKIVDHDARRLELVEVTWRVIAHRGFDGVTLRDVAAEAGFANGALKPYFPTRASLMRATFTHVFGRTNARVRASTEGLMGLEALAAFATEVLPLDEDRLDEARVVIPFWQSAIHEPDFAALNDEAMAQWRTWIKGWIAQASASGVLRAEVVPDSAAESLLTFLLGSQVVAVLDARFNDPVQLRAQLGHQLSLLRAN